The following nucleotide sequence is from Solidesulfovibrio carbinolicus.
TGCGGGAAATCTACCCGCTCATGATCGGCTCCATGTCCTTTGGCGCGCTCTCCCCCAACATGTGGGAAGGCCTGGTCATGGGCGTGACCTACTTGAACGAGGAGCTCAACATGCCGGTGCGCATGTGCACCGGCGAGGGCGGCTGCCCGCCGCGCCTTTTGCGCTCGCGGTTCCTCAAGTACATGGTCCTGCAGATCGCCTCGGGCTACTTCGGCTGGGACGAGATCATAAAAGCCCTGCCGGACATGAAGGAAGACCCCTGCGCCATTGAGATCAAGTATGGCCAGGGAGCCAAGCCCGGCGACGGCGGCCTGCTCATGTGGTACAAGGTCAACAAGCTCATCGCCGCCATTCGCGGCGTGCCCCAGGGCGTGTCCCTGCCAAGCCCCCCGACCCACCAGACCCAGTACTCCATCGAAGAGTCCGTGGCCAAGATGATCCAGTCCATGTCCATGGCCTGGGGCTTCCGCGTGCCGGTCTATCCCAAGATCTCCGGCACCACGACCTCCACGGCGGTGCTTAATAACCTCGTGCGCAACCCCTACGCCGCCGGGCTGGCCATCGACGGCGAGGACGGCGGCACCGGCGCGGCCTACAACGTGTCCATGAACCACATGGGCCACCCCATCGCCACCAACCTGCGCGACTGCTACGACAACCTGGTCATCTCCGGCAAACAAAACGAGATTCCGCTCATCGCCGGCGGCGGCATCGGCAAGAACGGCAATCTGGCCGCCAACGCCGCCGCGCTGATCATGCTCGGAGCCAGCGCCGTGCAGTCCGGCAAATACATCATGCAGGCCGCCGCCGGCTGCGTCGGCTCCGAAGCCGACCGCTGCAACGTCTGCAACATCGGCGTGTGCCCCAAGGGCATCACCTCCCAGGACCCGCGCGTGTACCGCCGGCTTGATCCCGAAAAAGTGGCCGAACGGCTGGTCGACGTCTTC
It contains:
- a CDS encoding glutamate synthase-related protein, producing MQSTAVITPSTLSVNDLPWQIEWDKNTCTLCGRCTSVCPVNAIELGVHRKRTVEALPGLPKKPTNSYSIYHGIRQRTDPAYRCIGCAMCNMVCPNNAIAPRLRPEATTLKFHNNRGGAARTRGGRRNDGGSLLDQIKFIRISMLTDPALDAGRHEFELRTLLGRIQPPEEGLAALAGNGWVPAVREIYPLMIGSMSFGALSPNMWEGLVMGVTYLNEELNMPVRMCTGEGGCPPRLLRSRFLKYMVLQIASGYFGWDEIIKALPDMKEDPCAIEIKYGQGAKPGDGGLLMWYKVNKLIAAIRGVPQGVSLPSPPTHQTQYSIEESVAKMIQSMSMAWGFRVPVYPKISGTTTSTAVLNNLVRNPYAAGLAIDGEDGGTGAAYNVSMNHMGHPIATNLRDCYDNLVISGKQNEIPLIAGGGIGKNGNLAANAAALIMLGASAVQSGKYIMQAAAGCVGSEADRCNVCNIGVCPKGITSQDPRVYRRLDPEKVAERLVDVFLSFDTELRKIVAPLGRSTSLPIGMSDGLGISDYHVAERLKIKYVV